In a genomic window of Wyeomyia smithii strain HCP4-BCI-WySm-NY-G18 chromosome 1, ASM2978416v1, whole genome shotgun sequence:
- the LOC129729132 gene encoding uncharacterized protein LOC129729132, with amino-acid sequence MTYTQPSLTSCLAHLILAGVTGWSLKHLPSSGSAAPTINSALPADNTIPFMLILLIFLLSHSLLGMFRYSHPDPPQNLRKLYELSALLATVCPLPLLNTQLYLKYQTNESQLLVYGYLLTSILVPFLAGSFYSELSQRHKSEYVTTATALVNLATLVWLSFVNENYWGIGLAVSCGMKHFSLPGLAARYSVPFVDLYTYGLGFFEIFAVNVVVDADLYRLELVIQ; translated from the coding sequence ATGACGTATACCCAGCCCTCTCTAACCTCTTGTTTGGCGCATTTAATTCTGGCAGGCGTAACGGGATGGTCCCTAAAGCATCTTCCCAGCAGCGGCAGTGCCGCCCCAACGATTAACAGTGCGTTACCAGCGGACAACACAATTCCGTTCATGTTGATACTGTTAATTTTCCTACTAAGCCACAGCTTGCTGGGAATGTTCCGGTACAGTCACCCGGACCCACCACAAAACTTGCGCAAACTTTACGAGCTGTCCGCACTGCTGGCTACGGTATGCCCTCTGCCATTGCTAAACACACAACTATACCTCAAGTATCAAACGAACGAATCACAACTATTAGTTTACGGATACTTACTGACCAGTATTCTGGTGCCTTTCCTGGCCGGATCTTTCTACTCGGAACTGAGCCAACGACACAAAAGCGAGTACGTAACGACTGCTACAGCCCTCGTTAACCTGGCCACGCTGGTATGGCTTTCGTTTGTTAACGAAAACTACTGGGGCATCGGACTGGCGGTGTCCTGCGGGATGAAGCACTTCTCGCTGCCAGGACTGGCGGCTCGCTACAGCGTTCCGTTTGTAGATCTCTACACGTACGGGTTAGGATTTTTCGAAATCTTCGCCGTCAATGTGGTTGTCGATGCCGATCTCTACCGCCTCGAGTTGGTCATACAGTAG